A section of the Serratia liquefaciens ATCC 27592 genome encodes:
- a CDS encoding ATP-binding protein produces the protein MRRLPFLAGARGRLLMFNLLVVAVTLMVSGVAIFGFYHAGKLQEQMQAQTLAEMNGSMALSRDTSNVATAAIRLSQVVGALEYQSESARLKQTQLVLQTSLSRLADAPLAHSEPALVKRIISRSNALESSVTRMLDLGHQRHLQRNILLSGLYQSQSTLRHIATLNQRNNLNQPSQPLLSQIDRLLAIAIQTPTPKAAAQQLDNVMAYWPQHSPDVLVDEKMRQFRLSEQRLLPETLELEQSDLALAYYTYHIKALVAMLNDDINLYVQKVANESELRTHQTHHELSSISWFIGLFALLALVITGFAGLYIYRNLGSNLTAIAGAMTRLARGERDVSVPALQRRDELGELARAFNVFARNTASLEQTSRLLKEKSTQLETTFLAMRDGFALFDNDGQLVVWNPQYPLLLGLNEHQLHRGLHYRELLQQVTPPAGQRWEAVLANLSSELPQPQELRLSDGRTVELRFSPVPNRGVVNVVLERTERKALEEALLHSQKMKAVGQLTGGLAHDFNNLLAVIIGSLELTTQQTQDAQTEQRIIRALKAAERGAQLTQRLLAFSRKQALHPQAITLQSLVENLQELLRHSLPSTLSLSIEAQRPGWPAWIDANQLENALINLVVNARDAMEGRSGVVNIRIYNQRVVRSGGKKQDMVALEVIDTGCGMSEEVKAQVFEPFFTTKAVGSGSGLGLSMVYGFVRQSGGRVQIETAPGKGTLVRLQLPRAPTAAIEEVPAPQLEECKNTDNLVLVLEDENDVRHTLCEHLHQLGYLTLDSADSQEALALLRQTPDIDILISDLMLPGELDGVQVIGLAREINPQLTALLISGQDIRRQHEENLPNVELLRKPFSQRQLALALQRARRSNADGDAIRRE, from the coding sequence ATGCGCAGACTGCCTTTCCTTGCCGGCGCGCGTGGGCGCCTGTTGATGTTCAATCTGCTGGTGGTGGCGGTGACGCTGATGGTCAGCGGCGTGGCGATCTTCGGTTTCTACCATGCGGGCAAGCTGCAGGAACAGATGCAGGCGCAAACCCTGGCAGAAATGAACGGCAGCATGGCGCTGAGCCGGGATACCTCCAACGTGGCGACCGCGGCTATTCGGCTCTCGCAAGTGGTGGGTGCGCTGGAATACCAGAGCGAATCCGCCCGGCTGAAGCAAACGCAACTGGTGCTGCAAACCTCGCTCAGCCGGCTGGCAGACGCCCCGTTGGCCCACAGCGAACCGGCGCTGGTCAAGCGCATCATCAGCCGCAGCAACGCGCTGGAAAGCAGCGTAACGCGCATGCTGGATCTGGGACACCAACGGCATCTGCAGCGCAATATCCTGCTCAGCGGGCTGTATCAGTCGCAGAGCACGCTACGGCATATCGCCACCCTCAATCAGCGCAATAACCTCAACCAGCCCTCGCAGCCGCTGCTTAGCCAGATCGACCGGTTGCTGGCGATCGCCATACAGACCCCTACTCCCAAGGCCGCAGCCCAGCAGCTCGACAACGTTATGGCCTACTGGCCGCAACACAGCCCGGATGTCCTGGTAGACGAGAAAATGCGGCAGTTTCGGCTCAGCGAACAGCGCCTGCTGCCCGAAACGCTGGAGCTGGAGCAAAGCGACCTGGCCCTGGCCTATTACACCTACCATATCAAAGCGTTAGTTGCGATGCTCAACGACGATATCAACCTTTACGTGCAAAAGGTGGCCAACGAGTCGGAGCTGCGCACCCACCAGACCCATCATGAGCTCAGTTCCATAAGCTGGTTTATCGGCCTGTTCGCGTTGCTGGCACTGGTGATTACCGGCTTCGCCGGACTGTATATCTACCGCAATCTCGGTTCCAACCTGACGGCGATCGCCGGAGCCATGACGAGGCTGGCGCGCGGCGAACGTGACGTCAGCGTACCGGCGCTGCAACGCCGCGACGAACTGGGCGAGCTGGCTCGGGCATTTAACGTCTTTGCCCGTAACACCGCCTCGCTGGAGCAGACCTCCCGTCTGCTGAAAGAAAAAAGCACCCAGTTGGAAACCACCTTTCTGGCGATGCGCGACGGTTTTGCGCTGTTTGATAACGACGGTCAACTGGTGGTGTGGAACCCGCAATACCCCTTGCTGCTGGGGCTCAACGAACACCAACTGCACCGCGGTTTGCACTACCGCGAGCTACTGCAACAGGTTACGCCACCGGCGGGGCAACGTTGGGAAGCGGTGCTGGCCAATCTGTCTAGCGAACTGCCACAGCCGCAGGAACTGCGCCTGAGCGATGGTCGTACCGTAGAGCTACGCTTCAGTCCGGTACCGAACCGTGGCGTGGTTAACGTGGTGTTGGAACGCACCGAGCGCAAAGCGCTGGAAGAAGCGCTGCTGCACAGCCAGAAAATGAAGGCGGTCGGCCAGCTCACTGGCGGCCTGGCGCATGATTTCAACAACCTGCTGGCGGTGATTATCGGCAGCCTGGAACTGACCACTCAACAAACGCAGGACGCACAGACCGAACAGCGCATTATTCGGGCGCTGAAGGCCGCCGAACGCGGCGCACAGCTTACCCAGCGGCTGCTGGCCTTTTCCCGAAAACAGGCGCTGCACCCGCAGGCCATCACGCTGCAATCGCTGGTGGAAAATTTGCAGGAGCTGTTGCGCCATTCACTGCCCAGCACGCTCTCACTGAGCATCGAGGCACAGCGTCCTGGCTGGCCTGCCTGGATCGATGCCAATCAGTTGGAGAACGCTCTCATCAACCTGGTGGTCAACGCGCGGGATGCGATGGAAGGCCGCAGCGGCGTGGTGAATATTCGCATCTACAACCAACGGGTGGTGCGCAGCGGCGGCAAAAAGCAGGACATGGTGGCGCTGGAAGTGATTGATACCGGCTGCGGCATGTCGGAAGAGGTGAAGGCTCAGGTGTTCGAACCCTTCTTCACCACCAAGGCGGTAGGCAGCGGCAGTGGCCTGGGGCTGTCGATGGTTTACGGCTTTGTCCGCCAGTCCGGTGGACGGGTCCAGATTGAAACCGCGCCGGGCAAAGGCACGTTGGTGCGCCTGCAGCTCCCGCGAGCGCCTACGGCGGCGATAGAGGAAGTTCCCGCCCCGCAGCTCGAAGAATGCAAGAACACGGATAATCTGGTGCTGGTACTGGAAGATGAAAATGACGTTCGCCATACGCTGTGCGAACACTTGCACCAGCTCGGCTACCTGACGCTGGACAGCGCGGACAGTCAGGAAGCTTTGGCGCTGCTGCGCCAGACGCCGGATATAGACATACTGATCAGCGACCTGATGCTGCCGGGCGAACTGGACGGCGTGCAGGTGATTGGGCTGGCGCGAGAGATTAACCCACAGCTTACCGCCCTGCTGATCAGCGGCCAGGACATCCGCCGTCAGCACGAAGAAAATCTGCCAAACGTTGAACTGCTGCGTAAGCCTTTCAGCCAGCGGCAACTGGCGTTGGCGCTGCAACGAGCACGACGTTCAAACGCGGACGGCGACGCAATTCGGAGGGAATGA
- a CDS encoding sugar ABC transporter ATP-binding protein has product MSATPILEMHNIAKSFGQFYALKGVNLTVYRGEIHALMGENGAGKSTLMKILAGAYIASSGEIFIDGQPFAIKGPKDALAAGITLIYQEMNLAPNLTVAENIFLGSEIQRGGLVKRGQMLLEAQKVIDRLGAQFSAGDRVMKLTIAEQQQVEIARALHRNSRILVMDEPTAALSSRETHRLFELIKRLRDEGMAIIYISHRMAEVYELSDRVSVLRDGQYVGSLMRDKLSASELVRMMVGRPLSDLFNKEQGIPVGEPRLTLHGLTDGKKVKPVSLQVRAGEIVGLAGLVGAGRSELAQLIFGVRKSSGGTVEVDGKPASIHSPRDAIALGIGFLTENRKEQGLFLDLAAHENIVMATLERDGRYGLLNRRKAQRISSDAIGLLNIRVPHAQVRAGGLSGGNQQKLLISRWVAIGPRILILDEPTRGVDVGAKSEIYRIMSQMAQQGVAILMISSELPEVVGMSDRVYVMHEGSIVGELGGGEISQENIMTLATGVDTTQPQATTA; this is encoded by the coding sequence ATGAGCGCGACCCCGATTCTGGAAATGCACAACATCGCCAAGAGTTTTGGTCAGTTCTATGCGCTGAAAGGCGTCAACCTGACGGTGTATCGCGGTGAGATCCACGCGCTAATGGGTGAAAACGGCGCGGGTAAAAGTACCTTAATGAAAATATTGGCCGGCGCTTATATCGCCAGCAGCGGGGAAATTTTTATCGATGGGCAGCCGTTCGCCATCAAGGGGCCAAAAGATGCCCTGGCGGCAGGCATCACGCTGATTTACCAGGAAATGAACTTGGCTCCGAATCTGACGGTGGCGGAAAACATTTTTCTGGGCAGCGAGATCCAGCGTGGCGGCCTGGTGAAGCGCGGGCAGATGTTGCTGGAAGCGCAGAAGGTGATCGATCGTTTGGGGGCGCAGTTCAGCGCCGGCGATCGCGTGATGAAATTAACCATCGCCGAGCAGCAACAGGTGGAAATCGCCCGTGCGCTGCACCGTAACAGCCGCATTCTGGTGATGGACGAACCTACAGCGGCGCTTTCTTCACGCGAAACGCATCGACTGTTCGAGCTGATCAAACGGCTGCGCGATGAAGGCATGGCAATCATTTATATCAGCCACCGCATGGCGGAGGTGTACGAGCTGTCGGATCGCGTCAGCGTGCTGCGCGACGGTCAGTATGTTGGCAGCCTGATGCGCGACAAGCTGTCCGCCAGCGAGTTGGTGCGCATGATGGTGGGCCGCCCGCTGAGCGACTTGTTCAATAAGGAACAGGGCATCCCGGTGGGGGAACCTCGCCTGACGCTGCACGGCCTGACTGACGGCAAAAAGGTGAAGCCGGTCAGCCTTCAGGTCCGCGCCGGTGAAATTGTCGGCCTTGCCGGGCTGGTGGGCGCCGGTCGTTCCGAACTGGCGCAGCTGATTTTCGGCGTGCGCAAGTCCAGTGGCGGTACGGTGGAAGTCGACGGCAAGCCGGCCAGTATCCACTCGCCGCGCGATGCCATTGCTCTGGGCATCGGCTTTCTCACCGAAAACCGCAAGGAGCAGGGGTTGTTTCTCGATCTGGCCGCGCATGAAAACATCGTGATGGCGACGCTGGAACGTGACGGTCGCTATGGCCTGCTCAATCGCCGCAAGGCGCAGCGTATTTCCAGTGACGCTATCGGCCTGCTGAATATCCGCGTGCCACATGCTCAGGTGCGGGCCGGCGGCCTGTCCGGCGGTAATCAGCAAAAGTTGCTGATTTCACGCTGGGTAGCCATTGGCCCACGGATCCTGATCCTCGATGAACCGACACGCGGTGTGGACGTGGGGGCCAAGAGCGAGATCTATCGCATCATGAGCCAGATGGCACAGCAGGGCGTGGCGATCCTGATGATTTCCAGTGAATTGCCTGAGGTGGTCGGCATGAGCGACCGGGTTTACGTGATGCACGAAGGCAGCATTGTCGGGGAACTGGGCGGCGGTGAGATCAGCCAGGAAAACATCATGACGCTGGCCACCGGCGTTGACACCACCCAACCGCAGGCGACTACCGCATGA
- a CDS encoding ABC transporter permease subunit, with product MTSNPLPPGAKNPTLKRALLGDMMQTVGILPILILIVAIFGFVAPNFFTDANLLNIARQASINIVLAAGMTFIILTGGIDLSVGSMLGTTAVVAMAVSLMPGMAGMSIPLALLAGLGMGLFNGFLVAYAGLPPFIVTLGTYTALRGAAYLLADGTTIINSNISFEWIGNAYLGPIPWLVIIAFAVIAVCWFILRRTTLGVHIYAVGGNMQAARLTGIKVGAVLLFVYGMSGLLSGLGGVMSASRLYSANGNLGMGYELDAIAAVILGGTSFVGGIGTITGTLVGALIIATLNNGMTLMGVSYFWQLVIKGAVIIIAVLIDKYRTRNYQH from the coding sequence ATGACTTCGAATCCATTGCCGCCAGGCGCAAAAAATCCGACGCTGAAACGGGCACTGTTGGGCGATATGATGCAAACCGTCGGTATCTTGCCGATATTGATCCTGATCGTCGCGATTTTCGGCTTTGTTGCCCCGAATTTCTTTACCGATGCCAACCTGCTGAATATCGCCCGGCAGGCGTCGATCAACATCGTGTTGGCGGCGGGCATGACCTTCATCATCCTGACCGGCGGCATCGATCTTTCGGTCGGTTCGATGCTGGGCACCACCGCGGTGGTAGCGATGGCGGTGTCACTGATGCCTGGCATGGCTGGAATGTCGATCCCGCTGGCGCTGTTGGCCGGTTTGGGCATGGGGCTGTTTAATGGTTTTCTGGTGGCCTACGCTGGCCTCCCGCCGTTTATCGTCACCCTCGGTACCTACACCGCACTGCGCGGTGCCGCTTATCTGTTGGCGGACGGCACCACCATCATCAATTCCAATATCAGTTTTGAATGGATCGGCAACGCTTACCTGGGGCCTATCCCCTGGTTGGTGATTATTGCCTTTGCGGTGATTGCCGTGTGCTGGTTCATTCTGCGCCGTACCACGCTGGGGGTTCATATCTACGCGGTAGGCGGCAACATGCAGGCGGCGCGCCTGACCGGGATCAAGGTCGGTGCCGTGCTGCTGTTCGTCTATGGCATGAGCGGCCTGCTGTCCGGGTTGGGTGGGGTGATGAGCGCCTCCCGGCTTTACAGCGCCAACGGCAACCTCGGTATGGGCTATGAGCTGGATGCGATCGCCGCAGTGATTCTTGGCGGCACCAGCTTCGTCGGCGGCATCGGTACCATTACCGGCACGCTGGTAGGGGCGTTGATTATCGCCACCCTGAACAACGGCATGACGTTAATGGGCGTTTCTTATTTTTGGCAGTTGGTGATCAAAGGGGCGGTGATCATCATCGCGGTGTTAATCGACAAGTACCGCACCCGCAATTATCAACACTGA
- a CDS encoding ABC transporter substrate-binding protein — translation MRFKPLITALLVTAALGSASLVQAKELKSIGVTVGDLANPFFVQITKGAELKARELAGDKVNVTLVSSGYDLGQQVAQIDNFIAAKVDMIILNAADSKGIGPAVKRAKDAGIVVVAVDVAAEGADATITSDNTQAGAMACNYISDRLKEKGNVVIINGPPVSAVQNRVEGCMTELKKHPEIKLLSYNQNAKGSREGGLEIMTALLAANPKIDGVFAINDPTAIGADLAAKQAQRSEFFIVGVDGSPDGEEALKRGNSLFVATPAQDPQVMAAKAVEIGYEILQGKPAPTGPVLIPVTMIDKNNIGSYKGWTVK, via the coding sequence ATGCGTTTCAAACCATTGATTACCGCTTTGCTGGTTACCGCCGCGCTCGGCAGTGCTTCGTTGGTGCAGGCGAAAGAGTTGAAATCGATAGGGGTGACGGTGGGCGATCTGGCCAACCCGTTCTTTGTGCAGATCACCAAAGGTGCGGAACTGAAAGCGCGCGAACTGGCCGGTGACAAGGTTAACGTGACGCTGGTGTCGAGCGGTTACGATCTCGGTCAACAGGTGGCGCAGATCGATAACTTTATCGCCGCCAAGGTCGATATGATCATCCTGAACGCCGCAGATTCCAAGGGTATCGGCCCGGCGGTGAAACGCGCCAAAGACGCCGGCATCGTGGTGGTGGCGGTTGACGTAGCGGCCGAAGGTGCCGATGCCACCATCACCTCGGACAATACCCAGGCCGGCGCCATGGCCTGTAATTACATCAGTGATCGCCTGAAAGAGAAAGGCAACGTGGTGATCATCAACGGCCCACCGGTGTCCGCGGTACAGAACCGGGTAGAAGGCTGCATGACCGAACTGAAGAAACACCCGGAGATCAAGCTGCTGTCCTATAACCAGAACGCCAAGGGCAGCCGTGAAGGCGGGCTGGAGATCATGACCGCGCTGTTGGCGGCCAATCCGAAGATCGACGGCGTATTCGCGATTAACGATCCTACGGCGATCGGTGCCGATCTGGCCGCCAAGCAGGCGCAGCGCAGCGAGTTCTTCATCGTTGGCGTAGACGGATCGCCAGATGGCGAAGAGGCGCTCAAGCGCGGCAACTCGCTGTTTGTGGCAACCCCGGCACAGGATCCGCAGGTGATGGCGGCCAAGGCGGTCGAGATCGGTTACGAAATCCTGCAGGGTAAACCCGCACCAACCGGGCCGGTGCTGATCCCGGTCACCATGATCGATAAAAACAATATCGGCAGCTACAAAGGCTGGACGGTGAAATAA
- a CDS encoding D-lyxose/D-mannose isomerase: protein MNRSAVNQILQQTQHFFARFDVHLPPFAHFSPTVWRQLDRQPWQEVFDLKLGWDVTAFGGEDFAHKGLTLFTLRNGSPGGQPYAKCYAEKIMHCREAQVTPMHFHWRKREDIINRGGGNLIVELHNADPQEGLADSPVSVTLDGCRQTHAAGSRLRLAPGESICLTPGIYHSFWGEEGFGDVLVGEVSTVNDDDNDNRFLTPLSRFSQIEEDQPPQWLLCNEYLRFID, encoded by the coding sequence ATGAACCGTTCCGCCGTGAACCAGATTCTGCAACAAACCCAGCATTTTTTTGCCCGCTTCGACGTCCATCTGCCGCCCTTTGCGCACTTTAGCCCAACCGTCTGGCGTCAGCTCGATCGTCAGCCGTGGCAGGAGGTATTCGACCTGAAGCTGGGTTGGGACGTCACGGCGTTCGGCGGTGAGGATTTTGCTCACAAGGGGCTGACGCTGTTCACGTTGCGAAACGGTTCGCCCGGCGGTCAACCTTATGCCAAATGCTATGCGGAGAAAATCATGCATTGCCGCGAAGCACAGGTGACGCCGATGCATTTCCACTGGCGCAAGCGGGAAGACATCATCAATCGCGGTGGCGGCAACCTGATCGTCGAGCTGCATAACGCCGATCCGCAGGAAGGGCTGGCCGACAGCCCGGTGAGCGTGACCCTGGACGGTTGCCGACAGACTCACGCCGCCGGTTCACGCCTGCGGCTGGCGCCGGGGGAAAGCATCTGCCTGACGCCGGGCATCTATCACAGCTTTTGGGGCGAGGAAGGTTTCGGCGACGTGTTGGTGGGTGAGGTTTCGACGGTGAATGACGATGACAACGATAACCGTTTCCTGACGCCGCTCAGCCGCTTTAGCCAGATCGAAGAGGATCAGCCGCCCCAGTGGTTGCTGTGTAACGAATACTTGCGCTTTATCGATTAA
- a CDS encoding ketose 1,6-bisphosphate aldolase encodes MALISLAQGLAHARQHGYALGAFNVLDSHFLRALFAAAQAARSPFIINIAEVHFKYVSLESLVAAIKSEAAQHDIPVVLNLDHGLHFEAVVQALRLGFSSVMFDGSGLSYEENVRQTQEVVRMCHAVGVSVEAELGAVGGDEGGALYGEADSNKFTDPQRAREFVELTDIDALAVAIGNAHGKYKGEPKLDFERLAAIQQQAGIPLVLHGGSGISDADFKRAIGLGIHKINFYTGMSQAALGAIEQRMTQRHAIYDEFAEVLLAVERSISEVVQQQMHIFGSAGRL; translated from the coding sequence ATGGCATTGATTTCACTGGCACAGGGGTTAGCGCATGCGCGTCAACACGGCTATGCGCTGGGTGCGTTCAACGTGCTCGACAGCCATTTCCTTCGCGCGTTGTTTGCCGCGGCGCAGGCCGCGCGATCGCCCTTTATCATCAATATTGCCGAAGTCCACTTTAAGTACGTGTCGCTGGAGTCTTTGGTCGCGGCGATCAAAAGTGAGGCGGCGCAGCACGACATTCCGGTGGTGTTGAACCTCGATCACGGTCTGCATTTTGAGGCGGTGGTGCAGGCATTGCGTCTCGGATTCAGCTCGGTGATGTTTGACGGTTCCGGCCTGAGTTATGAAGAAAATGTGCGTCAAACGCAGGAAGTGGTGCGCATGTGTCATGCGGTGGGCGTCTCGGTGGAGGCCGAATTGGGTGCCGTCGGCGGTGACGAAGGCGGTGCTCTGTATGGTGAGGCCGACAGCAATAAATTTACCGACCCGCAGCGGGCGCGCGAGTTTGTCGAATTGACCGACATCGATGCACTGGCGGTGGCGATCGGCAACGCGCACGGCAAATACAAGGGCGAACCTAAGCTCGATTTCGAAAGACTGGCGGCTATCCAGCAGCAGGCAGGCATTCCTTTGGTGCTGCACGGCGGTTCCGGCATCAGCGATGCAGACTTCAAGCGGGCCATCGGCCTGGGCATTCACAAAATCAACTTCTATACCGGCATGTCGCAAGCGGCACTGGGGGCGATTGAACAGCGGATGACGCAGCGTCACGCGATTTATGATGAGTTTGCCGAAGTGCTGTTGGCGGTGGAGCGGTCGATCAGCGAAGTGGTGCAGCAGCAGATGCATATTTTCGGCAGCGCCGGGCGGTTGTGA
- a CDS encoding carbohydrate kinase family protein, whose product MSRRGIVSAGNMLVDHVHQIAHWPQPGWLVEIEHSQRATGGAPLNVLLTLARMETGLPLAALGLIGCDADGDYILQMLAQYQVDSGRVRRSETAMTSMSQVMTEPGGQRTFFHAPGANRLLDLGDFDALHSNHKIFHLGYLLLLDSLDCPDEEFGTRSARLLAQMQQRGYQTSLDLVSRQGDPRYRPLVLPALRWLDYLVINELEAGEFTGLALRTANGSLQQSLMAQAAEQLLQAGVRRRVVIHCPEGAYGLESGGEARWQPSWRVRQAEIVGSVGAGDAFCAGVLYASHEDWPLVETLQLAHACARFNLLCANAIDGARPLPELQDFIRRQPPAG is encoded by the coding sequence ATGAGCCGGCGTGGCATTGTTTCTGCCGGGAACATGCTGGTGGATCATGTCCATCAAATTGCGCATTGGCCTCAGCCGGGCTGGCTGGTGGAGATTGAACATAGCCAGCGTGCCACCGGCGGTGCGCCGCTTAATGTATTGCTGACGCTGGCGCGCATGGAAACCGGTTTGCCGCTGGCGGCGCTGGGGCTGATCGGCTGCGATGCCGATGGTGACTATATTTTGCAAATGCTGGCGCAGTACCAAGTCGACAGCGGCCGGGTGCGTCGCAGCGAAACGGCGATGACCTCGATGTCGCAGGTGATGACCGAGCCGGGTGGACAGCGGACCTTTTTCCATGCGCCGGGCGCGAATCGGTTGTTGGACCTCGGCGATTTTGACGCGCTGCACAGCAATCATAAAATTTTCCACCTGGGCTATCTGCTGCTGCTCGACAGCCTGGATTGTCCGGACGAGGAATTCGGCACCCGTAGCGCACGCCTGCTGGCGCAAATGCAGCAGCGCGGTTACCAGACTTCGTTGGATCTGGTGTCGCGCCAGGGCGATCCTCGTTATCGGCCTTTGGTGTTGCCGGCGCTGCGCTGGCTGGACTATCTGGTGATCAACGAGCTGGAAGCCGGTGAGTTTACCGGACTGGCGCTGCGTACGGCTAATGGCTCGTTACAGCAGTCACTGATGGCGCAGGCCGCAGAACAATTATTGCAGGCCGGTGTGCGGCGGCGGGTGGTGATCCATTGCCCGGAAGGGGCTTACGGGCTGGAGAGCGGTGGCGAAGCGCGTTGGCAACCCTCATGGCGGGTGAGGCAAGCTGAAATCGTCGGCAGCGTCGGCGCCGGTGATGCGTTCTGCGCCGGCGTGCTGTACGCCAGCCATGAAGACTGGCCTTTGGTGGAGACCCTGCAGCTGGCGCATGCCTGTGCGCGTTTCAACCTGCTGTGCGCCAATGCTATCGACGGTGCTCGGCCGCTGCCGGAACTGCAGGATTTTATCAGGCGGCAGCCACCGGCTGGCTGA
- a CDS encoding response regulator: MKPAILIVDDDPAICDLLCDVLNEHVFTVHACHRGSEALTLLSKQPDIALVLLDLILPDTNGLLVLQQIHRLRPDLPVVMLTGLGAESDVVVGLEMGADDYIAKPFNPRVVVARAKAVLRRTGALALEPAAVGQTRAEGWQFNGWCLDTSRCTLHNPQRQAVDLTQGEYGLLLALVQHARKVLTRDRLLELTHGETLEVFDRTIDVLIMRLRRKIEINPHQPELIRTIRGLGYVFAADVSQPVAAA, encoded by the coding sequence ATGAAACCTGCCATATTGATCGTCGACGACGATCCCGCTATCTGTGATCTGCTTTGTGACGTGCTCAATGAGCACGTGTTTACCGTACATGCCTGCCACCGGGGCAGCGAGGCGCTGACGCTACTCAGCAAGCAGCCGGATATTGCGCTGGTGCTGCTGGATCTGATCCTGCCGGACACCAACGGCCTGCTGGTGTTACAGCAGATCCACCGCCTGCGTCCGGATCTGCCGGTGGTGATGCTGACCGGTCTCGGTGCCGAGTCCGACGTGGTGGTCGGCCTGGAAATGGGCGCCGACGATTACATCGCCAAACCCTTTAATCCACGCGTGGTGGTCGCTCGCGCCAAGGCGGTTTTGCGCCGTACCGGTGCGCTGGCGTTGGAACCTGCCGCTGTCGGCCAGACCAGAGCGGAGGGCTGGCAGTTCAACGGCTGGTGTCTGGACACCAGCCGCTGCACGCTGCACAACCCTCAGCGCCAGGCTGTCGATCTGACTCAGGGCGAATACGGCTTGTTGCTGGCGCTGGTACAACATGCGCGTAAAGTACTGACCCGCGATCGCCTACTGGAGCTGACCCACGGCGAAACGCTGGAGGTCTTCGATCGCACTATCGACGTGCTGATCATGCGGCTGCGCCGCAAGATCGAAATCAATCCGCACCAGCCCGAACTGATCCGCACCATTCGCGGGCTGGGTTACGTCTTTGCCGCCGACGTCAGCCAGCCGGTGGCTGCCGCCTGA
- the mak gene encoding fructokinase yields the protein MRIGIDLGGTKIEVIALANDGRELFRHRIATPRHDYQQTLEAITGLVKLAEENTGQQGSVGVGIPGTLSPYTGLVKNANSVWLNGQPLDKDLSAMLAREVRIANDANCLAVSEATDGAAAGKQTVFAVIIGTGCGAGVAINGQAHSGGNGISGEWGHNPLPWLDDDELRFRAEVPCYCGKQGCIETFISGTGFASDYARLSGNPLKGHEIMALVAQGDTLAEQAISRYELRLAKSLAHVINIFDPDVVVLGGGMSNVDRLYQRVPQLVKSWVFGGECETPIRKAVHGDSSGVRGAAWLWPQV from the coding sequence GTGCGCATTGGTATCGACCTGGGTGGCACCAAAATTGAAGTGATCGCGTTGGCCAACGACGGACGGGAACTGTTCCGCCATCGTATTGCCACGCCGCGCCATGACTATCAGCAAACGCTGGAGGCCATCACCGGTCTGGTGAAACTGGCGGAAGAAAATACTGGGCAGCAGGGATCGGTCGGGGTGGGCATTCCCGGTACGCTGTCGCCTTATACCGGCTTGGTTAAAAACGCCAACTCGGTGTGGCTCAACGGCCAACCTCTGGACAAAGACCTGTCTGCGATGCTGGCGCGTGAAGTCCGTATCGCCAACGACGCCAACTGCCTGGCGGTTTCGGAAGCTACCGACGGCGCGGCCGCCGGCAAACAAACGGTGTTTGCGGTGATTATTGGCACCGGCTGCGGCGCAGGGGTGGCGATCAACGGCCAGGCGCATTCGGGCGGTAACGGCATCTCTGGCGAATGGGGGCATAACCCGTTGCCGTGGCTGGACGATGACGAACTGCGTTTTCGTGCAGAGGTTCCCTGCTACTGCGGCAAGCAGGGCTGTATCGAGACCTTTATCTCCGGCACCGGCTTTGCCAGCGATTATGCGCGCCTGAGCGGTAATCCGCTAAAGGGGCATGAGATCATGGCGCTGGTGGCGCAGGGAGATACCCTGGCGGAGCAAGCCATTAGCCGCTATGAGCTGCGGTTGGCCAAATCGCTGGCGCACGTGATCAATATTTTTGATCCAGACGTGGTGGTGTTGGGCGGCGGTATGAGCAATGTGGACCGTCTTTATCAGCGTGTGCCGCAGTTGGTGAAATCCTGGGTTTTCGGTGGCGAGTGTGAAACCCCGATCCGTAAAGCCGTTCACGGTGACTCCAGCGGCGTACGCGGTGCAGCCTGGCTGTGGCCGCAAGTGTAA